In Acetomicrobium thermoterrenum DSM 13490, one DNA window encodes the following:
- the queD gene encoding 6-carboxytetrahydropterin synthase QueD, translating into MVILKREFSFDAAHYLPDYHGKCERLHGHTYKAAIFVEGPPDEEGMVMDFVELKGLVEERILSKLDHSCLNDVIKRPSAEYIALWIWGEMGPHINAGKRRLKYVQVWESPGSSVIIDENDFENFRGMLEVVS; encoded by the coding sequence ATGGTGATATTAAAACGTGAGTTCAGTTTCGATGCCGCCCATTATTTGCCGGATTATCACGGCAAGTGCGAGAGGTTGCACGGACATACCTATAAAGCTGCAATTTTTGTCGAGGGACCTCCCGATGAAGAGGGGATGGTCATGGATTTTGTCGAGCTCAAAGGTTTGGTCGAAGAGAGGATTCTGTCGAAACTGGATCATTCCTGTCTTAACGATGTGATAAAAAGACCCTCGGCGGAATATATAGCTCTCTGGATATGGGGGGAAATGGGACCCCATATTAATGCGGGCAAGAGGCGGTTGAAATACGTTCAAGTATGGGAAAGTCCGGGAAGCTCAGTGATCATAGATGAAAATGACTTCGAGAATTTTCGCGGTATGCTGGAGGTCGTATCATGA